ctggttTAGAAACGTTAGGCATTTATTGATTTACTAGAGATTTCTTAACCATTTCATGACTATGCCcaatctgttttctcattttataagtgagaaaaatttaatgcagagtaatacagTGCTTTGTACCTCAAATCATGCTTTAGGATATTAAATAACAATCTATAGGTAACAACTACCTGTTGTCACATAAACCTTTTCCCATAAACTtccaaaaccctgctctctgaaatacACAGTGTCAAGATTCATCACAAGGTTTGACAGGAGGCATAAGGTActtgaaacagaaaacagaaattcagATTCTTCTTTCAAAAACTGAGAAAACCTTTGATTTTCAGAAAACCGTGTCCTGTGACAAGAGCAAAACCATCCAGGTGAAACTGCCTTTTGTTTCTCTGCttcaattttaattattgtgtAATTATGTGGATAAATATGTCAGTGACCTGCCTACAGAGATAAgcataattatgttaaaatatgaACATTTATTATCAAAATCATAtgtatggaaaaggaaaaatagaaacactTGGAATAGTTGTATAATCCTCTTACTAAAATAGAGTATTCATCTTCAAACTTTCATAAATCCATATGTATATTTATCTGTATGTTTACATATCTGTATTATATAGACATATGTATTAATAGAAATGgtattagttttttaattttgttttacatttcactataaagtaatttaattcttctttatgaataaataaaactccatcgtgtacatataccacattgtctttttctatttgtctGTTATtgagcacctaggctggttccataacttggtcTTTGTGAACTGTGCTGGACTAAACATTGGTATCCATGCATCACTTTAGAATGATATTTTTAGTTCTGTTAGATACATAACAAACAGTGAGACATCTGGGTCATAGGAtgtttccatttctagtcttttaagCAGTCTCCATAGTGCTTGTAAAATTGagtgtactaatttgcagtcccaacaaaAATGGAGAAGTGTACCGTCTTCCCAACATCCtcactttcaatttttattatttgtatttttgatgattgccattctgactggggtgagatgaaatctcagtgtaattttgatttacttGTATTTCTCTATTTACTaacaatgttgaacattttttttcatatatttcttggccatttgtatttcctcttttgtgaaatgtctgtgtagttcctttgctcatttgtCACTtggtttatttattgattgattaagGTTTTGGTTCTTCATGTACCTGGATATTGGTCTGAGGTGGGAAGAGTATCTGGCAAAATTTTcttcccaatctgtaggctctctctctaTGCTCATcattgctttcatttctttgcagaggcattttaatttgatgacataCAGCTtactaattcttgattttatttcttaagcttcATTTTGTTAATTAAGTCAGTTCCTAGGACAATATGTTGAAATGTTGACTCTAATTTTCTTCTTGTAGTTACAGTGCTCCTGATTTAATTTCTAAGTTTTCGATctactttgagttaatttctaTGCAGGGTCAGAGAGATAGAATTCCTTTCTTCTAAATATGAATAACCAGTTTTCCTACATGATTTGTTAAAAATTGTATgttttctccaacatgtgctttggATCATTTTAAGCAGcctttaaatgtttttcatatacagcacttttatttcttctttttatacatAATGAccatagagtatattttgacatattctacaTATGTAGAGTttgacttattctaattagaattccattcttgtggttgtatgtgatgtatGTCATGTATTCAAATGTAAATATGGGAAAGTTATGCCCAATTTagtctactgtctttcctattcctgtttctcctccctgtccttcattcctctttgccTAATCCTCTGAATGTCCATCCATCCTTCCCCCTGTGACTTTTTAACTTTTAGATTGAATGTGTTTATTTCACCCTTTCAAGATTGAACATAATGTTCTTGAAAGGTTGACTTTTGAACTCATCCTGAGAataatccaaaaaagaaaaaaacaagataacatactttaattaaaaataatgattttaattttctgaaattttggaATCTTCTTTCTGAAATTCTGATAGTTTCTTTCTGATAGTTTCCTGATGTTACTGTTATCATCAAAACTGTTTTTGAAATTTCTGAGATTAACCTATGAATTATGTCTTTTCAGGtagctgttatttatttttacggAACTGGACAATGGCCAATAGGAATAATGTCACTGTGTTTATTCTCCTGGGACTTTCTCAAAATAGGAACATTGAGGTTCTctgctttgtattatttttattttgctacattgCTATTTGGATGGGAAATGTGCTCATAATGGTTTCTATCGCATACACTCAGCTCATCAACCAAcccatgtattttttcctttattacctCTCACTCTCTGATCTTTGCTATACGACCACAGTGACACCCAAACTAATGACTGACTTACTGGCTCAACAGAAGATCATTTCCTATAATAACTGCATGATACAGCTCTTCGTCATCCACTTCCTTGGAGGCATGGAGATCTTCATCCTCACGGGGATGGcatatgaccgctatgtggccatctgcaagcccctGCACTATGCTGCCATCATGAGCAGGCAGAGGTGCCACACAATCATCCTGGTGTGCTTTGCTGGGGGATTTGCACACTCTGCCAGTCAGTTTCTTCTCACTATCTTTTTACCATTCTGTGGGCCCAATGAGATAGATCACTACTTTTGCGATGTGTATCCTTTGTTAAAATTGGCTTGCACTGATACAAACAGAATTGGTCTGTTGGTAATTATTAATTCAGGACTGATTGCTTTGGtaatttttgtgattttgatGGTGTCCTATATCTTGATACTATATACCATCAGGGTTTACCCTGCAGAAAGCCGTTCCAAAGCTCTTTCAACTTGCAGTTCTCACATGACAGTTGTGATTCTGTTCTTTGTGCCTGTCCTTTTCATTTATATCAGACCAAATGTAACTTTTCCCGTAGACAAAATGTTTGCTCTGTTCTACACCATCATTGCTCCTATGTTCAATCCTCTGATCTACACGCTGAGAAACTTGGAGATGAAGAATGccataaggaaaatgtggtgtcATCCAGTGTTTGTGGAAGGGAAGCTACTTCTGTGAAAGACATCTTAGAATTTCACTTTAGAGCTCAACCAAAATCTGAGAAATAGAATGTACTAAAAGCACAATTGCA
This portion of the Ictidomys tridecemlineatus isolate mIctTri1 chromosome 4, mIctTri1.hap1, whole genome shotgun sequence genome encodes:
- the LOC101960848 gene encoding olfactory receptor 4P4, which produces MANRNNVTVFILLGLSQNRNIEVLCFVLFLFCYIAIWMGNVLIMVSIAYTQLINQPMYFFLYYLSLSDLCYTTTVTPKLMTDLLAQQKIISYNNCMIQLFVIHFLGGMEIFILTGMAYDRYVAICKPLHYAAIMSRQRCHTIILVCFAGGFAHSASQFLLTIFLPFCGPNEIDHYFCDVYPLLKLACTDTNRIGLLVIINSGLIALVIFVILMVSYILILYTIRVYPAESRSKALSTCSSHMTVVILFFVPVLFIYIRPNVTFPVDKMFALFYTIIAPMFNPLIYTLRNLEMKNAIRKMWCHPVFVEGKLLL